In Paenibacillus dendritiformis, the DNA window ACAGAACTCACTGCATGCCGGGTTGCGGACAACAAAAAGAGCGTTTCAAGCCTGCTGACGGGCTCAAACGCTCTTTATGAAATCTTTGCGATAGGGATGTTCAGCCTTCGTTACATCATTTCGCTCAGGTTTTTTGCCTGCGCATCCAGGCTCCCGGCAGCTTTGCCGATTTTGGCAAATTCCTCGGTAGCTTGCTTAATCTGGTGCTGGCATTCGACGATTGCGTTCCGGGAGTTCTTCGTCCCCCCGCCGACCTGTCCTATCTTATCGGCGATTCCCTCGATGGCGGATTGAACATCTTTGGCCGCCTGCTGAACGTGCTCCGCCAGCTTCCGAACCTCGGCGGCCACCACTTGAAATCCGAGGCCATGCTCCCCGGCATGGGCCGCCTCAATCGCCGCGTTCAGGCCCAGCAGGTGGGTTTGGGTGGCAAAATCCCGGATCATCTGTACAATTCCCTTGATGGCTTTGGACTGTTCTTCCAATTCACGCAGGAGGGTTAAGTTATCTTCGCTGTCCGTCACCGCATACTGGATGGCTGCCGCAACCTCTTGATTGCGCTCCATGCCTTCTTCCGTCCGCTTCAGCAAATCCTCCGCCATCAGCCGCAGCTCGTCCTTCATTCGGGAGGCGGCGTTTTCCCTTGGCGTGATGTCGGTCGCCACTTTGAGCACGGCGACTGTGCAGCCCTTCTCATCGAGGACCGGCATATACGTGGCTTCCAGCCATATCAGGTCCCCACTCTTTGCTACCCGGGCAATTTTCTGTTGAAACTTTATACCGTTCCGCAAATTTTCCCAAAACGCATCATACTCCATACTGCCGGCAAACTGTCGTGTGCAAAAGATCCGGTGGTGCTTGCCGATGAGTTCTGACGCCGTGTATCCCATCGTCTGGGCAAACAGATGGTTCGCCCAAAGAACCTCGCCCTGGATATTAAATTCAATCATGGCGAGCGACTGCTCCAATGCGGCCAGCACCGCTTGCTCCTCCAGCACTTGCGTGCTTTTCTGCCTTATCCCGCTATTCATTCATGCGCATCTCCCTTTTTTCATGCCGTTGCCGCAGACATGCCATCCGTACCTGCTTGCCCCCGGGTCGATTCGACCTCTATATCCCCGTCCATGAGATGGCGCAACCGCTGGCTGATGGCTAAGCCTGGTCCGGCATCTCGTTTTTTGCACATTGATGAATGATCAGCTCGTGTCGTGTGGACATACCGCGAATAAGATCTACCAATTTTTATGTAATTAAACCTCTATTTTTATGAATTGGCATTACTTTCGCCCCATTTTCTAAGCTGCTGTTTCAATATGCCTTAGGACTTTTTAATTATATAACATAGATCTCAACCATTTTTGAAACAAAAAATTGGGGCTGTCCCATCCGCAGTGTTTGGCTGCAGTGATGAGACAACCCCGCCTTCTCCAAGCTCGGCTTGCCGAAATAATGCAAAAATACAGGTTTCCATTATGAGGTGCCGCCCGATAGCGGGATTCCTGCAAAACTGCAGGAATGTAAGGGATTAGCATAGATAGGAAGCAAAAATCGGCGAAAATAATGCACTTTTACAGCAATTTAATCAAATACGGGCATAAACGGCGGAAATGCTGCATCCATCAGGCTGTTGGAATATCCCTGTTTTTTGTGAAGGGGTGGAGATGGTCCATTTTCCTCATCCAAACTTTGGCTCTTAGAGCGTTTTAAATCGATTTTCTCTACCGGGAGAAGAGATCAATCACCCATAGACTACTCAATGGCCTGATTTTACGGGATCCAAGCGACCGCGTCGGATGCTGGGGGCATCATCGCATTATCCGGCCTGCTGGAAGCATTATCGGCCTGCTCGAAGCATCGTTGCCTCCCGGGGCTTGGACGTGCGGAGGAAATTGCTGCTATTTTACAGGAATTTCGGCTTCATGAGTCCACATCCCGAGGAATTGCTGCAAATCTACATCATTTTAGGCCCTTTTGCTTCAAGCCGAAGCGAAACGGGAAAAATTCCTGTAATTTTGCAGGATTCCCTTTCTGGAATAGTCGTCCATATCGAATTGCTGTATTTATGCAGGATTTCGCTTACTGAATAGGAGCGTCTGGAGAAATCGTGGAGTTTTACGGATTTCGACTGCCGGATGGGCGTGTCTAGGGAAATGGTGCAGTTTTCAGGATGGTGGAAATATCCATTTCCCTACTCAAAACTTCTTTCTCAACAGCCTGATCCATGCAGGAATTCATTTCACCATCTCCGTCTCACAACCTCGTCTCAACCCATCCCTATTCCGCCGCTTTGCCGTCCGCCGTCTTCCTGCCACTCTCTTATCTGTACATCCCGTCTTGCCCCGCATCCTTGCGCACTGCCTGTGGGACAGCCTCCTCACAATCGGGATTGCCATAGAAAATTTGCTTTTGTAGCGCATCGGAAACATTATCGACTTTGCCCCAAGACCGAAGGACGGTTTCGTTTCAATTCAGGCATCCGCGCAGGATGGGACGCTCCGTCCGGAGTACGAATGGATCATCCCGGAGATTTCAATCCACGCGCACCCGCGTAGGATGCGACAGTCTTATTTTGACCTTAACGAGCTGGAAGAACATTTCAATCCACGCACCCGCGTAGGATGCGACATCATTGGAGGCGATATAGATGAACTGGTTGAAGATTTCAATCCACGCACCCGCGTAGGATGCGACGTTCGGTGACCATATCTTCGCGGAGATGTTCCGGAAATTTCAATCCACGCACCCGCGTAGGATGCGACTAGTAAAAGACGAACTCGCCGTTCGTGCTTTTGAAATTTCAATCCACGCACCCGCGTAGGATGCGACCGAGCCCGCCCCCGGCACGGGGATTGATCCAGGGATTTCAATCCACGCACCCGCGTAGGATGCGACTGGACCTTCGCGCCCTGCGTCGGCCATCGTTTCTTATTTCAATCCACGCACCCGCGTAGGATGCGACGTAGATGTCGCTCCACAAGAATTGACTCTTGAAGTATTTCAATCCACGCACCCGCGTAGGATGCGACTTCTTAAGCAAGAAGGGATTCTCCCAATGATAGATTTCAATCCACGCACCCGCGTAGGATGCGACTAATCCGCTAATTGCTGATCGTATGCAGATAAAATTTCAATCCACGCACCCGCGTAGGATGCGACGAGAACGCTGTCCAGGAATATGTTGACTTTGTCATTTCAATCCACGCACCCGCGTAGGATGCGACCGCGAAAAATGACATAAAATATAACAATACAATCAATTTTTTTCTAAAATTTCGAGGCAAGTGAGAGTTTTAGCTTCAAATAACTTTAAACTAATTTACTTTCACAAACTGAATTGGATAACATTGCAATAACTCTGGTGCGAATCCCCCAGGGATTTCATGTGCACTTCACATTCGCACCAGATTTTTTACTCCATTGCAAACAGGCTCTTAACTTCTTTTTCAGTATACCACAGGAGGATCTAAATGATGGATCATTTCAGACTCACTCATCCAGAAGTTGCGTTGGCAAATATGGCTTACAGCATAGACTCGACCGGATTCCCACCCTGTTCCCCACCACTTATAATCAGGTATAATAAAGGAAAAGATGGCAGGAAGGAGGGGCAGCGATGGGAACGGAATCCGACGAACGCCAATCGATTCATTACCGTCACGATACGTCATATCGCTTTCTGTTGTCCAGTAAAAAGCTATTTGTCGAGTTGCTTCGTTCCTTTGTTCAAAAAGAATGGGTGGACCGCATAGACGAAACGAACGTTCAAGAAATCCCCCATTCCTTTGTCCTTCAAGACTTCAAGCGGAAGGAAGCCGATTTGGTGTACCGCGTGAAGCTGAATGGACAAGATGTCGTGTTTTATTTGTTACTGGAAATGCAGTCCACAGTGGACTTCCTCATGCCGTACCGTCTTCTGCTTTATCAGGTGGAGATCTGGCGCTATCTTATGAAAGACCAGGAAAAAACAAAGGGCAAACCGAAAGCATTCCGGTTGCCTCCCATTGTGCCGATTGTGCTGTACAATGGGAAGAGACGCTGGACCGCCAGCCGCCAATTTCGCCAGTTGTTAGCCAATGAGACGATGTTCGGTTCGGAACTTCTTAATTTTGAATATTTGCTTATTGATGTTGCTCGATATACGGAAAAAGAGTTGTTGGCTCTTTCCAATACGATCGGTTCTGTCTTTTTGCTTGATCAGACGGAGGATCAGGCGGAACTGCTGAATC includes these proteins:
- a CDS encoding methyl-accepting chemotaxis protein codes for the protein MNSGIRQKSTQVLEEQAVLAALEQSLAMIEFNIQGEVLWANHLFAQTMGYTASELIGKHHRIFCTRQFAGSMEYDAFWENLRNGIKFQQKIARVAKSGDLIWLEATYMPVLDEKGCTVAVLKVATDITPRENAASRMKDELRLMAEDLLKRTEEGMERNQEVAAAIQYAVTDSEDNLTLLRELEEQSKAIKGIVQMIRDFATQTHLLGLNAAIEAAHAGEHGLGFQVVAAEVRKLAEHVQQAAKDVQSAIEGIADKIGQVGGGTKNSRNAIVECQHQIKQATEEFAKIGKAAGSLDAQAKNLSEMM
- a CDS encoding Rpn family recombination-promoting nuclease/putative transposase, whose protein sequence is MGTESDERQSIHYRHDTSYRFLLSSKKLFVELLRSFVQKEWVDRIDETNVQEIPHSFVLQDFKRKEADLVYRVKLNGQDVVFYLLLEMQSTVDFLMPYRLLLYQVEIWRYLMKDQEKTKGKPKAFRLPPIVPIVLYNGKRRWTASRQFRQLLANETMFGSELLNFEYLLIDVARYTEKELLALSNTIGSVFLLDQTEDQAELLNRLDKLMHTIQQLPEDSQQQLVAWMANILSQKLPENEPHLRELIQNEKGGVSVMGLEKTLDAIKREGRREGRREGMREGMREGKQEGQREAKEEVVLQMIAENLDPELIARVTGFSLDIIAQLREKSKSK